The Candidatus Eisenbacteria bacterium genomic interval GAGTGCAAGTTTCCCGTCGAATCGCTGGACGATGTCGCGGAGTACGCGGGGATCGACCTCGAGCGTGTCGGGATCGACGGTCGTCATGTGACAGCGTCCGCGCAGTGAGTCCAGCCGGACGATTGCGTCGCCGATATGAAGACGCGCGCCCGGCCAGTTCCGTTCAGCCAATCCGTCGACCCCTGCGATGACGATGTTCGGGCGAAGACGGCGAACATCACGTCCGAAAGCAGCAATCGCGCCGTCGGTGGCGACAAGAAGCGGGAGGATGTCGAAGCGATCCAGGCCATCCCACGCTTCCAGCCACGCATCGGCTCCTGCGGCGTTTTTTACGAGCGCAAGGGCTTCCGGGCTGTTCCACGGGTGACCGGCAATGCGTGGGCGGCCGTTGAAATCGAGGGTCCCGCGCAGGCCGAGGAGCCGATACTGACGGCGGGACGACCGCACGCCTTCAGGTCCACGCACCCGCACAATGCGATCGCCCGGAATCCCGTTTGGTCCCAGTACTGCCATTGAGAGCCGTTCTCCGGCCAGTGATTTCACCGGGTAGCGCCAGAGTTCTGCGATGCGCATCGCCCTTCAGATGCCGGAGAACTGCCGAACGTGACATGCGTTCACCCGTCACAAAAACGCGGTGGCGGCATCTCAAGGTGCGGGCGACATTTTCGAAAGGAGAGAAAAAATGCCTGAAAATAAAGAATCAAAGCAATCAAAGCATATTGCCTGCGCGTCGATTATGCCGGACTGTCCGTTCACCGCCAGCGCCGCGACCGAGGAAGAACTGATAAGGAAGGTGGCGGCGCACGCCGCAGTTGCCCATATGATTACGGAGGTCACGCCGGAGTTGGCGGTCAGGGTCAGGGCGGCGATTAAGGGTCAATAGGTGTCGTGAGCGCAAATGTATCCACGTCTGAACCGAGCGATGAGATGCTCGCCGCACAGGCCGCGGCAGGGGATGGCTCAGCCTTCGAAATGATTGTCGAACGGTTTCAGGCCCGCATCTTTCGTCTGGCGTGCCGGCTCACCAGCGAGACAGATGCGCCCGACGTGCTTCAGGAAACATTCCTCCAGGCTTACCGTCACTTGCCGTCATTTCGCGGCGAGTCGCAGTTCGGCACCTGGCTCTACCGCATTGCGACGAATGCCGCGCTGATGCATCGTCGTGCGAGTTCCCGACGGCCATCCGAGCCGCTCGACACATTCCTGCCTCGATTCGACGATCAGGGGAAACACGCGGCGACGCCCGCAGAACTGCAGGTCGCCGCACGCGCCGACGAACTGCTGGACCGACAGCTCCTGGCGGGCAAGGCTCGCGAAGTGCTCGCCCGGCTGCCCGAAATCTATCGGGATGCGTTCGTGCTGAAGGATCTCGAGGAGATGTCCACGGCTGATGTGGCCCGCACGCTCGACATCGAGCCGGCGGCGGTACGGCAACGTGTACACCGCGCGCGTTTGATGCTTCGCGGATATCTCAGCGATCTCGTGGGGGTGAAATCATGAAAGAGATCACCTGCCTGTCTGGCGTCGAACTGCTGATGGACTATCTGGAAGGTGTGCTGTCCTCGGACCTGCACGCTGAGCTCGAGGCACATGTTGCCGGATGTGCTCGCTGTGTCGCGTTCGTCGCGTCGTATCGCGCGACGCCGCGGATTCTGCGTGAGGCGACGGCCGTGAAGATTCCCGACCGCGTCGAGGTTTCGCTCAAAACTTTCGTTCAACGCCTGCTGCAGAAACGCTCGGAAAGCTAATGGCGGGTTCCGAGGGGATAACACGAGCTTCCCTGGGGTAATCCCTATTCCGGGGAATATCTGGCCGCTGCGCTACCGGCGCTGCGCCAACACTCCAAGTGCAATCGCGATCAGCGCGAGATTCTCGCATGCGTTCGATAGCGCTTCCGCACCGGCACCCATCACGGCGGGCTGGCGGATGACAATGAAGAACGCGGCGAGGATCAAGGCCAACATCGAATAAAAGAGCACGACTCCCGGGAGCATTGGATTTCGCATACTCCTTACTCAAGATCAACTGATTTGAACCACACACCCAATGCAATGGCGATCAATGCAAGATTCGACGATGCACGCGAGAATCCTTCTGCGCCAGTATTAATGATCATCATCGATTCTTTGCCGGAGATCACCAGGATCGTGGCCACGATAAACAACAACATCGACACCCAGATCATTGCGATAGCCAGATTTCTCATAATGGCCCCTCAGTTTACTTCTTTCGGTAATCAACATTATTTCGCAGCTTTCCACCGGCGTGCCGCGAACGGGAACGCCATTCCGACCCGACAACAATCAAAGGGATCTGTATGTCCGAGAAATTGCCGGTTTCTGAGCGGCCCAGATCGTAACAGCCCATATACGACATTCCCTGCCGCTCCGCCCGACTCTACTACCGGTACCCGCGCTTATCCCGACCATCGTCAGCCAGCGTCATGCGGATCTTGGGAGCATTCTCCGACACCACGTCTGGTGCGTCAAGATAGGCGTGGGGGATAGGCGTGGGGGGATCATATCGGCTGCGAAGGGCTGTTAGTGGCCCGGGAGGATCGCTTTAGAACGATCGTCCTCTGCATGTCGATCGAGAAGAATTTCGTAGGCTCGAACCAGTTCTCTCAACTTCTTCGTTGCCTCGTGACCGTGATAGACCGAGCGCGCCATTCGGTTCGCGCAGTCCGGTAAGCATCCCCACATCCACTTTGTCCCCCTCGACCCGTCGTCCAGCAGTTTGTTTGCGCCGCAGTGCAATCTCCTTGCATGCCGTTTCAGAAAAACCGCACAGAATACCCAAAGCTGACACCACGACCGATTTCCGGAGCCACATCCTTCACAAACGACACGTGGTTTCGATAGAGCCTGTCGCCGATGTTGAAAAAGTTTCCGGAGATCATGTGAATCGCATGTTGGCGAACAATCGAATACGACGCTTTCAAATTGAAAACGGCATAACCCGGCGTTCGCGTTTCGAATGTTGAGAGTTTGTCCTGGTCCTGGGTCATCTGGACTTCGGGTCTGATGCTGATACCGCCGCGCCTGAACTCGAACCCCGCGCGTCCGCGCAACGGCGGAATTCTCGGCAAAGCCACATCGGTTTCCTTGATTTTTGCATCAACATAATCCATGCCCAGGTTCAGCCAGAGGCTCGGATGGAGCGCCACGTCGAGAGCCAGTTCCGTTCCGACGAATCGCGAATCCGCTTGAGCGTAGTTGTAGACATTTAGATCGTCCTGCACTTCTCCTGTTGGATCCAGAAACACGAAGTCGCTGATGCTGTAATAGAAAAAGTTCGCTTCGCCGCGAATGCGTGAATTCCGATGCCGCACGGAAAGATCGATCCCGTTCGACCGTTCCCGCTCCAGGTTCTCATTACCGATCTCGAATGCCTGATTACCCGGATGTGGGCCATTGTTGTACAGCTCTTCCAAAGCGGGCGCACGATACGAGGTTGTAAAGTTTGCCACAAAGGCGCTGTCTTTCCAGAGGCCCACATGGACGCCCGCGCCACCGGATAATCCTGTAAAATCCCGGCCGGTGCCGGTGTCGGGACTGTAGCGGACGTGCTCGAGCCGGCCGCCCAGCTGAAAGCGCGCGTGCTCCGTCTGAATCTCTTCGAGGATAAAGCCGGCGAAACTGTTTTGGTCTGTGGGTGGCGTGAGCGCCTCTTCGCCGGTGGCTTCGTAACCTCGGGCTACGCCGGAGAAGCCGAAACTTCCTGACCACTTGCTTCCTTGTCTCTGGTCAAACGCGCCGCGCCACGTGAGTTGTTTGTTGCTCAGGGTCGTGGCTATGGTCTCATCCTCGATCTCAGAATGTTGCCAATCGGTATAACTCACGACAGCGCGAAACGCGGAGATGGCGCCGCCCATATCCTTCAGGCCGCCGACCATTCGCGCATTATAGCGGCGGAAATCGATCTCCGACTCCGATGCCGCAACGCCATACAGTCCGTCATCATAGCCGCCAGCGGCACTCAAGAATCCGCGCTCCATATCTCTGCCGACACCGAACTGGCCGTTGGCAACGCGGGTCTGCGTATTGGCCACCTCTCCTTCAGGAGAGTGATAAGCGCCGGCGCGCTGACCACCACCGCTGCCGAAGATGCGCCACTTGCCGGTTCCGAGATCGAATGAAACGCTGCCGCCGGCTTCGTCGTTGTTTGAGCCTCCAAAGCCGGAGGCAAAACCTTGCAGACCCTGATGTGGATGTTCGTGGATATCGGTTTCTGCTGAAATCGCGTTCACGACGCCACCGATGGCGTTGCTTCCGTACAGCAATGTAGCGGGCCCTTTTAGAACCTCAACGCGCTCGAGCGTCGACGTGTTCACCGGTTCCGCGTGGTCGCCGGACTGGAATCCGAGACCGCCTGCGGGCGCACCATCCTGCAGGACGAGGATGCGATCCCCATCGAACCCACGAACAACCGGACGCGACGAGCCCGGACCCGAGCTCCGCTTTGCGACGCCGGGCTGGCCATCCAGAGCTTCCCCGAGGGAGGTCGCCGGACTCTGCGCAAGTTCGAGCGCATCGAGTGACGTTACCGTCTGAAACGCATCGAGCGTCAGTTGCTCGCGACCGGATGCCGTGACGGTTACTTCGGAACGAACGCTCGCCAGCGCCAGGGTGAAATTCGCCGCGGCAGGAGTTCCCGCCTGAACGGTCACGGATTGCGAAGCGCCGTCCATTGCGGGCATCGTGACGATCACGTCGTAAGTGCCGGGCGGAACGTCGGTGAACTGGTAAGTGCCGTCTTCGCCGGTATCCGTTACTCTTCCCAACTGAACGATGCGGACCGCGGCGTTGTGCAACGCCGTGCCGTTCGACTTCAGACTGACAGAACCCGCAATGGTTCCTCCGCTTTGTGCGGCCGCAAACAATGGCAGTAAGAATAGAAGGACAACAGCAGACACCAGTCTGTCTGTCTTCATAAAGACCACCCTCCACGTGTGAAATCGTTTGGTGTTGAAGATGTGAATGAACTAGAGGGTTAAGATCCGCGGTGGAGCGCGGCCGGACTGGAGAAGAACAACCTCGGAATGCAGCGAGTCAGGCTGGATATCAACGCCCGCCCACTCGCGGGTTATTGGAGCGACGAGAACATTCCCGGACGGACTCTGGAGCGTTGGCATCTGCTGCACAGTGCAGAGTCCGCAATCCTGCCCTCGGGAATCCCGGTGCCAGTGAATGACAATGATCGTCAGACTGGCAACCAGAAGAAGAGCCAGGGCCGCTCTACCGTAGGTGCGCCAGTATTGGTTCATGGTGAGAGATGATAGTCCCAGGAAGAGTGGCACGCAACATCGGGGGAGATTACATCAGTTGTGACATGAGGGGCTGCGGCCCGATTCCTATCCGTCGGTCGACGCAATAGTTTGCTCTTTTGTCGAGAGTGCGTCGAACAACTTTCCGCTCCCGACCAGGTTGGCCCTCGGTTGGCGATGGCGGAGCAGGTCATAAATGCTGGGCGAGGCTCGGGGAGCGACCTGTATTGAGAGTTACAGTCCGATTTGCCGACAATGCGGCCAGTGGAATTGAATCCTACAGCAACTCTAATGATGAAGTTGACCGGGCCGCCGAGGAAGGCTGACCGAGGAGTTCGAGGGACGGTGGTGCGGAGTTCGCGGGTGGAACCCGGCTCTTCTCGAGACCGATCGGCGCATCGACGAGTTCCGAGCTGGACGCGATGGGGCTGCTCTGAGTCAGCGCGCGCGCCGGTAGTGCATGGCGACCGCGCCGCTGCGAAGCGGCTTCGCCGAGACCAGCTCGAGCCGTCGCGCGCTGGGCAGCCCGCTCTGGTATAGAGTCGGGCCGTGGCCGGCGATCCTGGGGTGGACGAGGAACTTGTACTCGTCGATCAGATCCAGCCGGTCCAACTCGGTCGCGAGCTTGCCGCTACCGAGGAGCACGCCGGCCGGGGTCGCGTCCTTGAGCTTCTGCACGCCCGTGCGCAGTTCGCTGGCGATGTGGTGGCTGTTGGTCCACGGGAAGTCCTTTCGCGTCGACGACACCACGTACTTCGGCTTGGCCTCCAGCTTGACCGCCCACTCGCGCATCGCCGGCGGCGCCTCCGCGTCGCCGCGGGCGACCGCCGGCCAGTAGCTCTCCATCATCTCGTAGGTGACGCGGCCCCACAGCATCGCCCCGCCCTCGTCCATGAGGCGGGTGAAGAAGGCGTGTGTCTCGTCGTCGGCGATTCCCTCCTGGTGGTCGATGCAGCCGTCCAGGGTGACGTTGATGCTGAAGGTCAAGAGTCCCATGGTGTCCTCCATTTGAGATACGCGACGAGACGCTCCGCCGTCGGGCTCCAACCGATCGCTGCGAGCTTCCGACCTCGAGGATCTTCGAGCGTCCCGCGCGTGCGAAAACCGCGGGTTTTCCGCGGGGTTGCTGTGGGAAAGAGTGACCGAAGTAGTGGTGGCCTAACCTCTCTCCGTTCGAGCGCCGTCGCCTGGCCTCGGGCGGTTGATGCCATCCGGGAGCAGCTGGCCCGTGACTGAGCTTCGACATCTGGGCCCACATTGCCTGGAGGCTGGCGGCGAGAGCAAAATGAACGCGTTATCGGAGGCTTTGGCCATGTATCCCGAAACTCGTGGCGGATACCTCGCCGTGGCAATGGTCCTTGCGACCATGTTCACTGGATGCGCCAAGTCTCCCACCCGCCCTTCAGCCACTGATATTCGATTTCTTCTGAACGTTCAGCCGCGAGCGGGAGGACTGAAGGAACCGATCTCGATAGTCATCCGCGCCGTCAACGCGGGCAACACACAGGTCTTGCGATGGGAAGGTTGTGGGTGCGGCGCGATTTACTTCGGAATAATGGGACCGGACGGCGCTCCGGTTGCGCTGTATCCGCGGTCGTCGTCGCCCCCGCCACTCTGCCCGTGCGGCCCCGTCCCGTTCGAACCAAATACCGAGGTCGAAGTGGGTGGACGCTTCACGGGAGTGCTCTACGATGGCGCCTCCCCATCGCAGGCCTATGCCGCGCCCCCCGGTACCTACACGGTCGTCGCGAGATTCATGTACCGAACGAGTATCGAGGGCGAGTCCATCCAACTCGACCGCACCGCCACATTCGTCTGGGACCCTTGAGAATTGCAGGACTGGCGTCCCTAACTGGATTCGGTTCGAACACCGTGGTGGCGTGGCTCCACGCGGTTGAGGCGTTCCGCGCGAGCCTGACGACGGCCTAGAGCGGTCGGCTACTGAATGTGCTACGGATTCGGCCTCTCTTCGCATCATGGACGTCGAGATGCTGGTCCGCTCGCGGAGTCTGTGGCTCGCGTGTCAGTTCCTTCATTAGCGCGTTGGCGACTCGTCCTCGCTTGTGAACGGTTTGGTGGGGGCGGTGAGCGCCAGCTGCTCGCGAAGGAGCTCGTAACTGAGCGCCTTGTGGGGATAGGCCGCCAGTACGGCGGAGGGGATGAGTCTCTCCGATAGATCGGACCACGTGTAACCGACGCCGGACTCGTTGCGGGGGCCGGTCAGACGCGCGATTTC includes:
- a CDS encoding MOSC N-terminal beta barrel domain-containing protein, whose translation is MRIAELWRYPVKSLAGERLSMAVLGPNGIPGDRIVRVRGPEGVRSSRRQYRLLGLRGTLDFNGRPRIAGHPWNSPEALALVKNAAGADAWLEAWDGLDRFDILPLLVATDGAIAAFGRDVRRLRPNIVIAGVDGLAERNWPGARLHIGDAIVRLDSLRGRCHMTTVDPDTLEVDPRVLRDIVQRFDGKLALNADVERSGIVRIGDPVRLVERGA
- a CDS encoding dihydrofolate reductase family protein, whose amino-acid sequence is MGLLTFSINVTLDGCIDHQEGIADDETHAFFTRLMDEGGAMLWGRVTYEMMESYWPAVARGDAEAPPAMREWAVKLEAKPKYVVSSTRKDFPWTNSHHIASELRTGVQKLKDATPAGVLLGSGKLATELDRLDLIDEYKFLVHPRIAGHGPTLYQSGLPSARRLELVSAKPLRSGAVAMHYRRAR
- a CDS encoding DUF1059 domain-containing protein; the encoded protein is MAASQGAGDIFERREKMPENKESKQSKHIACASIMPDCPFTASAATEEELIRKVAAHAAVAHMITEVTPELAVRVRAAIKGQ
- a CDS encoding sigma-70 family RNA polymerase sigma factor, with the translated sequence MLAAQAAAGDGSAFEMIVERFQARIFRLACRLTSETDAPDVLQETFLQAYRHLPSFRGESQFGTWLYRIATNAALMHRRASSRRPSEPLDTFLPRFDDQGKHAATPAELQVAARADELLDRQLLAGKAREVLARLPEIYRDAFVLKDLEEMSTADVARTLDIEPAAVRQRVHRARLMLRGYLSDLVGVKS
- a CDS encoding zf-HC2 domain-containing protein, yielding MKEITCLSGVELLMDYLEGVLSSDLHAELEAHVAGCARCVAFVASYRATPRILREATAVKIPDRVEVSLKTFVQRLLQKRSES
- a CDS encoding TonB-dependent receptor, with product MKTDRLVSAVVLLFLLPLFAAAQSGGTIAGSVSLKSNGTALHNAAVRIVQLGRVTDTGEDGTYQFTDVPPGTYDVIVTMPAMDGASQSVTVQAGTPAAANFTLALASVRSEVTVTASGREQLTLDAFQTVTSLDALELAQSPATSLGEALDGQPGVAKRSSGPGSSRPVVRGFDGDRILVLQDGAPAGGLGFQSGDHAEPVNTSTLERVEVLKGPATLLYGSNAIGGVVNAISAETDIHEHPHQGLQGFASGFGGSNNDEAGGSVSFDLGTGKWRIFGSGGGQRAGAYHSPEGEVANTQTRVANGQFGVGRDMERGFLSAAGGYDDGLYGVAASESEIDFRRYNARMVGGLKDMGGAISAFRAVVSYTDWQHSEIEDETIATTLSNKQLTWRGAFDQRQGSKWSGSFGFSGVARGYEATGEEALTPPTDQNSFAGFILEEIQTEHARFQLGGRLEHVRYSPDTGTGRDFTGLSGGAGVHVGLWKDSAFVANFTTSYRAPALEELYNNGPHPGNQAFEIGNENLERERSNGIDLSVRHRNSRIRGEANFFYYSISDFVFLDPTGEVQDDLNVYNYAQADSRFVGTELALDVALHPSLWLNLGMDYVDAKIKETDVALPRIPPLRGRAGFEFRRGGISIRPEVQMTQDQDKLSTFETRTPGYAVFNLKASYSIVRQHAIHMISGNFFNIGDRLYRNHVSFVKDVAPEIGRGVSFGYSVRFF